The following coding sequences lie in one Anolis carolinensis isolate JA03-04 unplaced genomic scaffold, rAnoCar3.1.pri scaffold_11, whole genome shotgun sequence genomic window:
- the gdpgp1 gene encoding GDP-D-glucose phosphorylase 1, whose protein sequence is MNSNSQDLNGTPSAEAFSYGERDLVFSGVEWPSKGLSRFDRALLQGWRDRMEKGFFRYRLEALPTRVLPGVMGLVAQLNVERGARRRAPQEIHSLQQAFDPQRFNFTRIRPEEVLFALRREGSAEEVLVVINVSPLENGHVLLVPDPGCELPQVLTPEALLCGLEAVLLSTQPGFRVGFNSLGACASVNHLHLHGYYLDRKLPVETAPCQALLPKAGLYLLQDGAPAPGFLFFFSKVAQLEEMARQVAKLTSFLAEKGVAHNLFVTRGADPNKGSFCAASRPGLRIIVWPRRACFGAKESSAFNVALCELAGHLPIKTAQDFETLTEASALQIIRECLLSDAEFAQLQRELVALLG, encoded by the coding sequence ATGAACTCCAACAGCCAGGATCTCAACGGGACCCCATCTGCGGAGGCCTTCTCCTATGGGGAACGGGACTTGGTGTTCAGCGGGGTAGAGTGGCCATCCAAGGGCCTGTCCCGCTTTGATCGTGCCCTGCTGCAAGGCTGGAGGGACCGCATGGAGAAGGGCTTCTTCCGCTACCGCTTGGAGGCGTTGCCCACCCGGGTCCTGCCAGGCGTGATGGGTCTGGTGGCACAGCTGAACGTGGAGCGCGGGGCGCGGCGGAGGGCCCCCCAGGAGATCCACAGCCTTCAACAGGCCTTCGACCCGCAGCGGTTCAACTTTACCCGCATCCGGCCAGAGGAGGTGCTCTTCGCCTTGAGGCGGGAAGGCTCCGCGGAGGAGGTTCTGGTGGTCATCAACGTCAGCCCTTTGGAAAACGGGCATGTGCTCCTGGTGCCGGATCCGGGCTGTGAACTGCCGCAGGTGCTGACCCCGGAGGCCCTCCTTTGTGGCCTGGAGGCCGTCCTGCTCAGCACCCAGCCGGGCTTCCGCGTGGGCTTCAATAGCCTGGGGGCTTGCGCCTCCGTCAACCACCTCCATCTGCATGGCTATTACCTGGACAGGAAGCTGCCGGTGGAGACTGCCCCTTGCCAAGCCCTTCTGCCCAAAGCAGGGCTCTACTTGCTGCAGGATGGGGCCCCGGCACCtggcttcctcttcttcttctccaaagTGGCGCAGCTGGAGGAGATGGCCAGACAAGTAGCAAAGCTGACCAGCTTCCTGGCAGAGAAAGGGGTGGCCCACAATCTCTTTGTCACCCGGGGAGCGGACCCAAATAAGGGATCTTTCTGCGCTGCATCGCGGCCGGGGCTTCGAATCATTGTCTGGCCCCGGAGGGCCTGCTTTGGGGCCAAGGAGTCCTCTGCCTTCAATGTGGCGCTCTGTGAACTGGCAGGGCATCTGCCCATCAAGACCGCCCAGGACTTTGAGACCCTGACCGAGGCCTCGGCTCTCCAGATAATTCGAGAGTGTCTCCTCTCAGATGCTGAGTTTGCCCAGCTGCAGCGAGAGCTGGTGGCCCTCTTGGGGTGA